ATTTCAATTTTGAAAGCTAAATAAAAGTCCCAGAAATGCATGGAAGAAAAACTCTTtttgttgtttaaaaaatatatatataaaaatagaccacaaagagaaaaatgaccaaaatgtttcatttaataggtaaaatgacactaatacctagatatatataaaaaaaataataaaaaaaaataaaaaaataaaatttttttttatagttttagattatatgtgtTCAAATTCggacttttttataaaaaaacttttttttgatattttttttatttattttttcaaattttctttttgtaattcgaaaataattttttaaactatttttaaaatttttatttttaaatttttaaattttaatatttattttataaaattttaaacttcaatCTCAAATCTCCACTCCTTAagtctaaaccctaaagtttggattagttaaccctaggggtacaaatttatatttacctttttaatgaaatattttggtcattttaatccttaaaatctatatttgtgataaaaaaattttagtgcTATAGTAggatatttctctaaaaatattttcgacaaaaattagttttatagcataaaaataatatagaggGAAGAGGGAAGAACATGAATCATAGGGGTTTGAGCCTAAAGAGCTGTGAAAATCCCACTGCTCTGCCACTCCACCAACTGACATCACATTGTCAcccattttcttcttccttttttcctAACAAGTAtccattttcttgttttttcttttctgagcGAACATATCCATTTTCTTGTATATGCAccccaaaaaatatttattacctgcaataacaacaaaaatgatagaactTGGCAATAATCTGTTTCATTaagttacaaaacaaaaaaaaaacaaatctgttTCATCTCTTATTTATTCTATATTTCGTGCGTAATTCAGCTAGTgccttttcatttttcattcatattcttctttttctattCATCAACTATATTTTGGGGgttaacaaattaatatatgacATGTTGAAATCATAATAATTAAACAATACTCTGAAAACaatgaaaatgttaaaaaaaaatgtatggcCACGCAGGTGATCTACTCTAGAAGGCCTTTTCATCTTTTCGATAACTTTGAGATTCCACGTTCTGATTTGTGTCTGTCTATGTAAATGCACACACATAGATACATATCTTGCTTATTTATTCGTGCCCTTTCGAGTACCTGTCGGGATAATTAGGGGTTCACGTAAATGTTAAGATTCCTTGCTTCTTTTAAGAATTGTTTACGAGAATTTGTCTTTCTTATACATTTTTCTCGTGAGTTATTTTCTTAGTAAGTACTAAAATTAGAAACTTTGGCTCCCATCAACTTACTAAATCCAGGTCGATTTTGTGCAAGTGGGTCTTTCTTCCTCAAACCATGTATAATTGTATTTGTTCAAAGATAGTTTATTTACCTAGACAACCACAactttttactctaaaatatacTCCCTCTATTCCAAATATGATGTTTTAGACTAATGTacaatattaagaaaattaatgtttagctaaaaagtatcattaaaatataaattaaacttatttaatcaattacaaaatatgctataaaatattattggttacattattcttttaataaaatttaaaactatttaaaatatgaaaacatcttacatattaaaacatcaaaaattctattaaacATGTATTTCAAAACGAAAAAAGAGTATTATAGATTCTAtgatagtttaataaatattcaaagtatcaaaatattttaaaaatatcaagattttaaaaattacaaaatggaATGGGACCTCCTTAATCTTGTCAACCGAAAGGAAATTAAACACTTCAAAAGAACAAAGCCATTTTATCCAAAAGGAACAAAAATATTGCTACTACACTGGcaatataatttttgttgtgtgtatgtgtatgtatgTAGTATcattatgtatacatatatattgataTGACTATGTGGACCCATATCTCTTAGCGGCATCTGTTAAAGCTGTAATGCTTTTGCAgcttaagaaaattattatcatgAGGATGGAGCAGCATGGAGGAGCCTTATCTCTTTAACTATTGTTTTTATCGAATCTCTTTATTTCTCCATTCTATCTTAttcaagttttatttatttcgttttaatttttagggttttgcaTATCTACCTTCTCGGGGGCATAAATGAAAAGAATGATAGATCTCAAATCTTCTCTCTTttcaatttagttattttattagcTCTCATCTCTCTTCACCATCTTCTATATAAATCGAGAGCGGGTGAGTCTTCTAGTATTCATAATCGACCCAAACAAAACACAATATACATACCGCCTCTTCCATCTCTATATATAGTTACAATCGAGAAGAATAGTATCagaaatatacatatacatgtttttagcTTATGTGGTTTTCATATAtacatgtgtgtgtgtatatagaGGAAGGCGTATGTGACCAAAGTAGTGTGCAGCCAAGGATGACTTGCCGATTTAAAATATCTGATAAGTATTTTATTTcgtattttaaagaaaaaaaatcatgatcgGCAAGTCGTCCTTGGCTATACGTTTCTTTGTGTCGCGCATAGATGAGTGTGGTAAGATCACAAGAACGCAAGCTAGCTGAGGAACATATTAAGCCGAATAACGAGAGGTAAGTACGGTTCACAGCTATTTTCTCcttgaaatatatatagttgtgaattattacaaaattaaaatattgtagaAGAGGGTAGTAAATGGTTCGTTCTTGTATATTATAGATTTATACCAGGTCCAGAACAAAACCCATATGGTGAAGTCTAAAGTGATCTTTGTTATACGTGGAAGAACCATATATTTCTAACCAAAACCGAAGGTGAACAGCTCAGTTCTATTATTTCTGACTCATTGGCGGCGACCACGGTTTTGCATTCTTGTGAAATAGATGAAGGATGGTTAAAGGATATTATTATACACTTTACAGATATGCCTGCGTATTTATCTGTTCGACACGTATTTCCCAGGCTATTATGTTATGACAAATTTCTCTTGAAACTATGCTTAGTTAAACATGTGTCATATGCAGGAATTAACAAATTTTACCCACACTAGAGCATTATAATTATTAATCGATTTAGTAAATGTATCATGATAcagtaaaacctctataaattaataatgttgagactttgaaattttattaatttatggagatattaatttacaaatttttttttttagaatttttttctatttttatttataaaataagaaaatatttgattttaccgtatatacattatttaaattttagaaatttgactttcatattgttttattatcttatttggtgtatatttttatgtttcataaaattattatgtggttttcaatataattttactaaatattattaaaatctattgaaatgttaaaaaaacagaggtatttcattgtgaatataaaactaacaatataatgtttagtttgtgcttatataagatatgtatatagatagattattaatttttgattttaatgggactatatatttatataagaattttaaaaatattattatcttattattttatcgatttgtgtcatattttacacCGATCCAAGTTGTGACcgacgaaatttattaatttatagaaattattaatttatcgagtattaatttatagagattctaCTGTATATAGTAGATGccaagaaaatttattttagaatctATTAAATCCACTACTATATATGAACGTTTATTTTGGTCGGTATATCTTGCATTTTTATAGATGGAGGGGTAGATATGTAAAAAAACtgatattttgatgtttttgttttagaaaacatatctgttatatatatataaatctttttttgttggACCCTCATTACTGATATCTAAtttctgaacaaaaaaaaattaaataaatatactaGTATAAAAATGTTTGGATACAGTGGCAGTGATTGGTTGGATTGTAACTGTAGAAAATTTGCTTTAGAATTTATTCtgtataattttttgatttagaTTTAAGagatgtagttttaaaatttcctaCAGCTAAAAAGATGgggctttagaaaataagatttttacaaccattttttgtgtgtttttgctgTAGCTTTAGTTTTTTGGTTGTACCTTTAAAAACCAAGATAAAACATGATTGGGTAGTATTTAAAGCTGTAGatgaaaattaaaagtaaagtCATTTCCTACAGCTCAACAAATCACCTCCAATATTCtcttaataattttcatttgaaaattattgaaatagtatctcaaattttgaaatacctccatatttttaatattaatagtaaaatattttttgaaaacctTAGCCTAGAATTAGGGatataaacaattttacaactttttttttggagggggggggggtgggggggttTCAATTAATTATCTTAAAGTAGAATGCAGGCCCGTCCCGGCTCTCGTCGTTCCGATAACCGGCGGGGCAtagtattaaaatttagttatagaaaagaaaaaacaagtttGAAAAACATGCAAAATTTCTCAGTCTACTTGGTCTGACGTTGACGCACCGGTTCTGCTCTCCAGTGACGATGAGAGTTACTGTGTCAAGCTTGCTTGCGATAGAATTAAACCTTTTCAGGTGATCTAGGGTTTTGTACTCGATCTAAGGTTTGGCCTTTCTGAGTTATCCGGTTCGTGTTTGATAGGTGTaagtaaaattaaaaactttgaTTACTCTGTTTTCCAACCAAATCAAGCTGTGAAATCTGTTGGGCTTGATTCCGAAATTCTAAACATggacataaattaatatttccTTTCAGATTTACTCATCGTTTTGATCAATGAGACTCGAAAAATTAATACAGACGAATAACGAGCAAATGAAGAGTAATAATAACAACTTTTAGCATATTATCTTTGTGCCTAAACTAAAAATTTTAAGACTATGCAACTAAACAGCAGTCTCTTGTGTTAGAATGGGGATTATATTAACTGAGCTAATATTGTTTACTATTAGTGATTTGAACAACGATTGGATTTGTAATATAGTAGTAATGTTTAGTGAAATTAGGAAAGGGTTATTTTAGTCACGTAGTACACTCACTAGTGGAAAGTACAATTTTACATATCAAttagaaatacaaaaaaaaaacacttagtGAAGGTGATGAGTTTAAATAGTGTAGGGTGTAGGTAATGGCAAGCCCTTGACGATACCGCAGAGGTTGGTGTTGAGTGGGATGTTGTATTCGTCTCTTAGTGATTTCTCAGGGGAAAGAACACTGACGTACATTTGCTGTCCCAAGTATCTTCTCTCCCAGTTCTCTGATCTGATGTTCCACATACCGGCGTTGTCGAATGTCAAGAGGATCGCGGACCAGGACTTGGGGAACACTTGCACGGTGTGTCTGCTGACTGCATCGAGCAAGTTGTAGTTGTTTCTCTTCTCTGGTGTCCATGTTCCTGGCTCAGAACTGTTGAAAACAACGTTTAAGAATTTGTTATGAATCTTAATGCCAGGAGTGAACCACAGCTGGTTCTGGGCACATCCGAATGAAacattatatttgatttaatatttttcaaattgataaaaaaaattaattaaaattaatctaaaaatgtttaattaaaagTCATGTGTGCTTACGCGACTGAGAAGAATGAGTAGCCATCCAAATGGAAGGATTGCATGCTCTTCTCATGGTTCTCGAAGACGATTTCGACAAAGGTACGGAAAGTGATGTTCAAAACATTAGGCTCGACCGTTAGTGTTGTGATCTTGGCTGCTGGCTCGTCCTTGATGACGTTGTATTTGAAGACCTTCTCGGACATCTCGAAGTACTCAGCaagcttcaagggagtctcGGTGTCAACGTGTGATACACCGTTGAGTCCAAACCTGACCTTACCGTTCACCAAGTTCTTGGTGTTGGCGAGCTTGATGGTACGTGTGATGTTGATCTTTCCGTAATGGTAAGATCCTTGTGGGTTAGGTCTAGCCGCGCTGGCGGTTAAGTTCCACCTGAAGGATCTGAACTGGTTAAGAGACCAAGCCCAGCCCACTGGAGCCTTGGGAAGCTCACTTGATGCCTGAACATTGCTTCCTTCGTAGCTCATCACTCCAACGGTGCTCACTTCCTTCTTGAGGAACCTAGTGGATGCAACCATGTAGTAGTTCTTGGCAGTTTGGTCAGCTGTCACAAGAACAGCGAAGCACTGTCCGACGTGGACGTCAAGTGAGTCGTAGTCGTT
This region of Brassica napus cultivar Da-Ae chromosome C5, Da-Ae, whole genome shotgun sequence genomic DNA includes:
- the LOC106440591 gene encoding L-ascorbate oxidase homolog: MMQGGKLLTVFVCLVSTVALVNAGDPYFYYTWNVTYGTVAPLGIPQQVILINGQFPGPNLNSTSNNNVVINVFNNLDEPFLLTWSGLQHRKNSWQDGVTGTSCPIPAGTNYTYHFQPKDQIGSYFYYPSTALHRFSGGFGGLRVNSRLLIPVPYADPEDDYTVLINDWYTKSHTALKTFLDSGRTLGSPDGVLINGKSGKVGGPNVPLFTMKPGKTYKYRICNVGFKSTLNFRIQGHKMKLVEMEGSHVLQNDYDSLDVHVGQCFAVLVTADQTAKNYYMVASTRFLKKEVSTVGVMSYEGSNVQASSELPKAPVGWAWSLNQFRSFRWNLTASAARPNPQGSYHYGKINITRTIKLANTKNLVNGKVRFGLNGVSHVDTETPLKLAEYFEMSEKVFKYNVIKDEPAAKITTLTVEPNVLNITFRTFVEIVFENHEKSMQSFHLDGYSFFSVASEPGTWTPEKRNNYNLLDAVSRHTVQVFPKSWSAILLTFDNAGMWNIRSENWERRYLGQQMYVSVLSPEKSLRDEYNIPLNTNLCGIVKGLPLPTPYTI